In Zingiber officinale cultivar Zhangliang chromosome 3B, Zo_v1.1, whole genome shotgun sequence, a single window of DNA contains:
- the LOC122055511 gene encoding serine/threonine-protein kinase AFC2-like — translation MEVEIVKEFPHSRIADVRPRKRARSRWDADPLTDAKAQIGILCGQEVNIKSIKSSETTSNDTRPSQYAKDFVRQLPPPWRGDDKDGHYKFELGENLTSRYKIHRKMGEGAFGQVLECWDHERNEMVAIKIVRSNRKYRKDAMIEIEILQLLGKHDANTSRCVQIRNWFDYRNHICIVFEKLGPSLYDFLRKNSFRSFPIDLVREFARQLLECVAFMHDMRLIHTDLKPENILLVSPEYIKVPDSNVSSNKGSHFKMLPKSSAIKVIDFGSTTYDFIDNNYVVSTRHYRAPEVILGLGWSYPCDIWSIGCILVELCSGKMLFQTHENLEHLAMMERVLEPLPSNMLRLADRDAEKYIRRGHLNWPESATSRESFKAVLKLPRLQTLVMEHTDHSSADFLDLLQGLLRYDPGDRLGAREALAHCFFTRS, via the exons ATGGAGGTCGAGATAGTGAAGGAATTTCCCCACTCCCGCATAGCAGATGTCCGTCCTCGGAAGCGTGCTAGGTCACGGTGGGACGCCGACCCGCTAACCGACGCCAAG GCTCAAATCGGTATATTATGTGGACAAGAAGTTAACATAAAGAGCATCAAATCTTCTGAGACTACTTCTAATGATACTCGTCCTTCCCAATATGCAAAAGATTTTGTCCGACAGCTTCCCCCCCCTTGGAGAGGAGATGATAAAGATGGGCATTACAAGTTTGAACTCGGAGAAAATTTAACTTCTCGAT ATAAGATCCACAGAAAAATGGGTGAAG GGGCCTTTGGACAGGTTCTAGAATGCTGGGATCATGAAAGAAATGAAATGGTAGCCATAAAAATTGTCCGCAGTAATAGAAAGTATAGAAAAGACGCTATGATAGAAATTGAGATTCTGCAGCTGCTTGGAAAGCATGATGCTAATACAAGTCG TTGTGTGCAAATACGGAACTGGTTTGACTATCGTAACCATATCTGTATT GTGTTTGAGAAGCTTGGCCCAAGTTTATATGATTTTCTACGCAAAAACAGTTTTCGCTCATTTCCAATTGATCTAGTTCGTGAGTTTGCAAGGCAACTATTGGAATGTGTAGCAT TTATGCATGACATGCGTCTTATTCACACTGATCTAAAGCCTGAGAATATACTTCTTGTTTCCCCAGAGTACATCAAAGTACCTGATTCCAAT GTCTCATCCAATAAAGGATCTCACTTCAAGATGTTACCAAAATCAAGTGCGATCAAGGTTATTGATTTTGGAAGTACAACTTATGATTTCATAGACAATAACTATGTGGTCTCTACGAGGCATTATCGGGCTCCAGAAGTTATCTTAG GACTTGGTTGGAGCTATCCTTGTGACATATGGAGCATTGGCTGTATTCTTGTTGAACTTTGCTCA GGAAAGATGCTCTTTCAGACTCATGAGAACTTGGAGCACTTGGCCATGATGGAAAGAGTGCTTGAACCTTTACCGTCAAACATGTTAAGATTAGCTGA CCGAGATGCTGAGAAGTATATTAGGAGAGGCCATTTAAACTGGCCTGAAAGTGCAACATCAAGAGAAAGTTTCAAAGCAGTGTTGAAACTTCCAAGGCTTCAG ACTTTGGTAATGGAGCACACTGA